GTATCCGCAACCACATCAAGACCAACACCCCTCCCGGAAAAGTCATTAACATCTTCCCTCGTAGAAAATCCTGGTCTAAAAATAAACTGCATAATTTCCTCGTCTGTGAGCCCATTTATTTCCTCTTGAGAAACTATACCATTTCGTAAAGCTTTCTCCTTCACCTTTTCTAAATCTATCCCTTTTCCATCGTCTTTTACCTCAATAATAATTCTATCCATGTGAGGATACGCCTTTAACATAACGTTTCCAGTGCGTGACTTCCCTAACTTTACTCGCTCTTCGGGCGACTCTATACCATGATCAACAGAATTTCTTAACAGATGAATAAGGACATTGTTAATATGCTCTATAAGCTGTTTATCTACCTCAACCATCTCTCCTTCCATAGTAAAACTCACTTCTTTCTGCGTAGAAACAGCGATATCTCGAACAAGCCTTGGATAATTATTAAAAATTGTTCCTAATGGCACAAGGATAAGGGAAGAAACGTGATCTTGAAATTGTTTCGTATACAATTCATAGAAATGCAACTCATAAGAAAATTCATCTCTTACTTTTTCTACAATCTCTATCAGAGAAGCAAGTGTATTTTTATTTATATTTTCAAAATCAATATCTTGTAATTTTTTTAGCAAGTATCTAAACCGTCCAATGTAGTTGGTAAAAATATTACTAAGATCAAGAAGAGTTTTAATTTTGTCAAATTTTATAGAAAGATAGTCGACCTTTTTTTTCTGAACCTCTTCTATTTTTTTTTCTATGTGCTGCCCTGCCTTTTGGGGACTTTCTTTTTGAAGAACGACGGGAATATTGTCTGAAACATTTTCTTCTCTTGTTTGGTTTTCCGAAGTCTCTTTAAAAATTTCCTCAATTTTTTTCTGAAACATCTCCTCAAAATTTTCTTCTAAAACCGTTTCTTCTGGTATTTTCTCTATAGTATCTTGTATCCAATCCAACCACTGTAAAATAAAATTTATAAAAGAGCTTGTAATCTTCTGATCTTTTGTCTCAAGAAACTCAAAAACATTTTCTATCTGATGAGCCACTTTACTAATATTATTCATTCCTATCATTCTACTGGACCCTTTAAGGGTATGGATTTTTCTCTTTATTTCCACAACAACTTCTTTTTGATCAGAATTACTTTCAAGTTCCAGCAAAAGATTATTTATAGAACCCAAAATATTCCGAGCTTCTTGGCTAAAAATTTGCTTAATTTCTTCTGTGAGAATCATAAGAAACTCCTTTTTTCTTATAGAAAATACCGTTTACAATTTCAACAGCTGTCACTATTTCACAAAAACTTAAAAATAACGAGGATATACCATCAACATACACCAACCCGTAAAAAACAGGCAAAAATTGCTTTTTCAATAAAAATTCTGAAAAAAGAAAAATATCTTTTTCGGCTATCTTTTTTTCATCAAATGAATGAGGAAAACAAACTGCATATTTTACTTTATTCCCATTATCAGTGATAAGGGCAGCAAATTGTGGTACCTTTCTTTTTTCAACATCTAACAACAACTGGAAATCCAAAAGAGGAATCCACTCATCATTACTTGAATAAATGTGGGGAACTTCATACATCGTATCAGCCAATCGTTTTCTTTGTAACCTCTCTTTTGAAAGCAAACTAATTTCTTTAATTTCATCATAATAAATACTAAAAAAATAATTCTCAATTCTCGTCACAAGAAAATTATATTCCTTTTCCCTACTTTCCACTGTACACTCCTTTCAAAAAAGGAAAAGTGAACTTCTCTGTTCCATAGTGGTTACTCATAGATTCACTTCATAAAATCCGAATCATACAATGCCTCAATATCTACCACGCTTGCCACTTGCTTTTCTTCCATATCAAATTCATACGATATAATATTCAATACTTTATTCTCCTGCAAATGAAAGATGGGTTTAAGCGCTTTCGAAGACACCTGATATAAATCTTTAATCTCCTCTACTCCAAAAGCAACGGGAAAATTTTTCTCTACAATAATAGCATATTTTATCCCCTCTCTAGAAGAAGATAAATTTAATATTTTACTCAACGAAATCACAGGTATGATGTTTCCTCGAACATTTAAAAGTCCAAGTATCCACTCATCTACAAGAGGAATATTCACCATATTTTGGATATTTGCTTCACTTACCTCCACAAGATACTCTATAGAAACTGCATAGTATTCGCTCCCTTCTCTCGCAACAAGAAAACTATAATAAAGATTCTCATCCTCTTTGATTTCTTTCTTCCCAAGAATATTTTGTATCACCTCTTTTACATATGACATACCGCCTCCTCTAAAATAACTCTATTCCAAAAATAGTCACATCATCCGATACCATTTGTTTGGTATAATTATAAAAATCTTGAAGAACCATCTTTAATATTGTCGGCATATTTTGTTTATAATTTTTCTTCATTACTTCCTCTATTCTTTCAATCCCGTATTGTTCTCCACTCTCTGGAGAAGTTGCCTCTATAATACCATCGGTAAACAAGAAAAGTTTATCCCCCTTCTCCAGAACAAACTCATCCACACTAAATTCTGGCTCTTCTCCAAGGAGCTCTTTGGTATAAATACCGATAAGCTTGTACTTTCCATTATCTAATTCCAAGAGTTCTCCTGAACTCTTTAAAAGCACGATAGGATTTTGAAATTCATTGGTATACAATACCGAATGTTTCGTTTCATCCAAAACAAGATAACTTACAGTAGCATACTTCGTCTCCGGAAAGATAGAAGAGAGTTTTGTATTAAGATCTGCCATTGCTTTATCGGGAGAAGGATTATTCTCTATTGATTCAATCACAGCATTTCTAAACACAAGCATAAGAAGAGCCGCAGGAATACCATGTCCCGAAATATCCCCAAGTAAAACGCCTATTCTATCCTTGTCAATCCTGCGAAGAGTAAAAAAATCTCCTCCTATTATATTTGACATTTTGTTATAATACGCTATCTTGAAAACTGAACTTTGAACATTCTTGAGTTCTTTAAACTCGGCCAGAAGACTCTGTGCTGTCTCCAATTCCATTTTCATCCGTTTATCTCTTTCTTTAAGCTCTGCAAGAAGTCTCTCGTTTTCTTTCCTGAGTTGGTAATTCATAAAACATTTTTCAATAGCAAAGAAAATATCAGATTTAATGAGATCTATTTCGTCTTTTATAATGTAATCGTCTGCTTTTCTCATCATCTCTACTATTTTTTGCTTACTTCCCTGAGCACTTAAAACAATGATCAACACCTCATCACCAAATTTCTCTCGTAAAGCATTAACCAACGCTTCTCCATTCATTTCTGGCATATCAAAATCAGTAATCACCATATCGACCTTTTGAAACTTTTCAATCTTTGTTAATGCGTCTTTTCCATTTTCACAAGTAATTAATTGAGTAAAGCCTTTCTCTTTTAAGCAATTCGCTATCACTGTCCTGATAACTTCTGAGTCGTCGACTACATAGATATATTTGTCAAATATTTTCTCTAGCAATTGCATCTATACTTCCTCTGATATAATTTTATTTATCGCAGTATAAAACTGTACTCTACGATTGGGATTATAGGGGAAAAAACTTCCACTTCCATCGTCTCCTACCTCTTTTAAAATGGCAAAAATTTCTCTAGCTTTTGTCTTGTTATTAAGCATTGTATAAACTTTATACATAAGGTACAAAGTAATTTTGTTGTTTTGATTCAATCTATAAGCAATACTTACAGATAACAAGGCTTCCGTCGGTCTATCCGAAAGCAAAAATATACAAGCATTCAAGTTATGAGCATCTAGAGAATTAGCTCTTTTTTCGACAGCCATTTCTCCCATTTTTTGCGCTTCTGCTAGATTATTTTTGTCTATAAAAAACTCTCCAAACAAAAGAAATGCCTTCTCATCCTGAATAAACGAAGGATCCCTTGAGTACATCTGGAAAAAACAAGAATAAAGCTCCATCATCTTGGCATCTCTATTTGTAAGATAGTTTTTCATAATATGATACAAAAATTCATCGTAGGATTCAAACAACTCTTTTTTTACCCCTTCCTCACTAGTCGATAAGACGTGATTCTCACAAACCGACAACTTCTTATTTTCTGTCTTCTTTATCTCAACTTCAAGCTTTTGCTCCTCTTTCTTTTGCTCTTCTTTCTTGTAATAGTAGGTATGATCATGCCAACACAGAGCAAAACGATGATGAACCATATTGAGAGTTTCTGAATATCCTAAAAAAAGATACCCGTGGGTATTTAAACTATTATAGAATTTTTGAATAAGTTTTTCAATAGAAAGATTATCAAAATAAATAATTACATTCTCACAAAAGATAATATCAAATTTCATCGAATCCAGAATCCCACCAGGAGCAAGAAGATTCTGATGGAAAAAAAGAACCTTTGATTTTATATGACTTTTGAGATGATAAAGTGTTCGTAAGTTCCTAACTTCTTTTTCAAAGTATTTCTCTATGTAATAATTATCAATATTTTTCATTTTGTACTCTGAGTATATTCCTTTTTGAGCTTCTTTTATAGCCTCCTGTGATATATCAACCGCACATAGAGTAACCTCCCAATCTTTTAAAGCATCTTGAAAACTATCATCAAGAATCATTGCAATGGTGTAAGGCTCTTCTCCTGTAGCACACCCTGCAGAGAGTATGGAAAGTTTTTTATCTTTTTTAAGAGTTATAAGTTCAGGGAGAATAATCTCTTTCAAGGTTCTAAAATGATCCCGGTTTCTATAAAAACTTGTTTCTTGAACAGTAAAATACGTGGCAAGCTCTATAACTCTTCGAAAATCACTTTGAAGAAGAGCAAGATAGGCATCAGGAGAAAAATTCTCTCGTTGAAGAATGGTGTTAATTATAGACAACAAAAAACTATCTTTTTCCTCTGTAAGCGAAATACCTGTCACTTCTTTCAAAATTTTTTTTGCTTCTTTCAAATACCTTTCCATAAAGTGTTACACCCCCTTCGTGTTTTTTAAAAAAATTCTGTAAGTTGATTAAGAAAATCTACTATTTCATTGATTCTCATGATCTTATCTGCCAAGCCACTCTCTATAACTGCCCGTGGCATTCCATAAATAATACAATCTTCCTCCGCTTCTGTAATAATAGTCCCTTGATTCTCTTTGATAAACTTTGCCCCCTTCTTACCGTCTTCTCCCATACCGGTAAGAACGATACCTATTGCTCTTTCTTTATAAACTTTTCCCAGAAATTCAAACATATAATCAGCAGATGGTCTGATTCCATATATTGGAGGAGCATCAAAAAACTTAAACCTTCCCTCTGGAGAAAATGTCAAATGACGATCCACATTTACAAGATATATTTTGCCAGGTTCTGGGAGTCCTCCTTCTTGTACAAACTCACATTTTGCCTGCGTATGTAACATAAGCCATTCTCGTAAACTTTCTACAAAATTATGGGGAATATGTTGGATCACAACTATAGGATAAGTTGGTTTCTTGATTTGAGAAAAAATTTTCTTCAGGGTCTGGGGACCGCCCGTCGAAGAAGCAATCCCTACCACCGGAAAAAGTTCTTTTTTAGAACGTAACGACTTATTTTTTGCGAGAAGTTCAAGCCGTTCTTTTTTTTCAGCAAGCTCTTTAATTTTTAAATCGCTTATTCTTTTCACAACCTTAAAACCATAAAAAATCTTTATCT
This sequence is a window from Thermospira aquatica. Protein-coding genes within it:
- a CDS encoding chemotaxis protein CheA; protein product: MILTEEIKQIFSQEARNILGSINNLLLELESNSDQKEVVVEIKRKIHTLKGSSRMIGMNNISKVAHQIENVFEFLETKDQKITSSFINFILQWLDWIQDTIEKIPEETVLEENFEEMFQKKIEEIFKETSENQTREENVSDNIPVVLQKESPQKAGQHIEKKIEEVQKKKVDYLSIKFDKIKTLLDLSNIFTNYIGRFRYLLKKLQDIDFENINKNTLASLIEIVEKVRDEFSYELHFYELYTKQFQDHVSSLILVPLGTIFNNYPRLVRDIAVSTQKEVSFTMEGEMVEVDKQLIEHINNVLIHLLRNSVDHGIESPEERVKLGKSRTGNVMLKAYPHMDRIIIEVKDDGKGIDLEKVKEKALRNGIVSQEEINGLTDEEIMQFIFRPGFSTREDVNDFSGRGVGLDVVADTMKKFNSEVVVHSEKYKGTTFSLSFPLNASVMSVTIFQIREDIFAIPSLNIEKVLLLSESKIAMIEGEEMLEYEHKWIPVVDLARLFYDISSQEDIHKENIIIISHHNRDYALLVGRIIGENRAVIKSVFGMNNKLAIVAGVLTLSSRDVIVLNLFELIEKYRDRQS
- a CDS encoding chemotaxis protein CheW codes for the protein MSYVKEVIQNILGKKEIKEDENLYYSFLVAREGSEYYAVSIEYLVEVSEANIQNMVNIPLVDEWILGLLNVRGNIIPVISLSKILNLSSSREGIKYAIIVEKNFPVAFGVEEIKDLYQVSSKALKPIFHLQENKVLNIISYEFDMEEKQVASVVDIEALYDSDFMK
- a CDS encoding fused response regulator/phosphatase; this translates as MQLLEKIFDKYIYVVDDSEVIRTVIANCLKEKGFTQLITCENGKDALTKIEKFQKVDMVITDFDMPEMNGEALVNALREKFGDEVLIIVLSAQGSKQKIVEMMRKADDYIIKDEIDLIKSDIFFAIEKCFMNYQLRKENERLLAELKERDKRMKMELETAQSLLAEFKELKNVQSSVFKIAYYNKMSNIIGGDFFTLRRIDKDRIGVLLGDISGHGIPAALLMLVFRNAVIESIENNPSPDKAMADLNTKLSSIFPETKYATVSYLVLDETKHSVLYTNEFQNPIVLLKSSGELLELDNGKYKLIGIYTKELLGEEPEFSVDEFVLEKGDKLFLFTDGIIEATSPESGEQYGIERIEEVMKKNYKQNMPTILKMVLQDFYNYTKQMVSDDVTIFGIELF
- a CDS encoding CheR family methyltransferase, with product MERYLKEAKKILKEVTGISLTEEKDSFLLSIINTILQRENFSPDAYLALLQSDFRRVIELATYFTVQETSFYRNRDHFRTLKEIILPELITLKKDKKLSILSAGCATGEEPYTIAMILDDSFQDALKDWEVTLCAVDISQEAIKEAQKGIYSEYKMKNIDNYYIEKYFEKEVRNLRTLYHLKSHIKSKVLFFHQNLLAPGGILDSMKFDIIFCENVIIYFDNLSIEKLIQKFYNSLNTHGYLFLGYSETLNMVHHRFALCWHDHTYYYKKEEQKKEEQKLEVEIKKTENKKLSVCENHVLSTSEEGVKKELFESYDEFLYHIMKNYLTNRDAKMMELYSCFFQMYSRDPSFIQDEKAFLLFGEFFIDKNNLAEAQKMGEMAVEKRANSLDAHNLNACIFLLSDRPTEALLSVSIAYRLNQNNKITLYLMYKVYTMLNNKTKAREIFAILKEVGDDGSGSFFPYNPNRRVQFYTAINKIISEEV
- the cheB gene encoding chemotaxis-specific protein-glutamate methyltransferase CheB, with the translated sequence MIKVLLVDDSPVVHEVLKKFFEKKTEIEIVGNVYNGEEALHFLKTMTPDVVIMDIEMPVMDGLTAIKKIMEEKPLPIIVFSAATKKIADLVMKSLEAGAVDVVEKPENMTTAGIEEYLEKNLFQKIKIFYGFKVVKRISDLKIKELAEKKERLELLAKNKSLRSKKELFPVVGIASSTGGPQTLKKIFSQIKKPTYPIVVIQHIPHNFVESLREWLMLHTQAKCEFVQEGGLPEPGKIYLVNVDRHLTFSPEGRFKFFDAPPIYGIRPSADYMFEFLGKVYKERAIGIVLTGMGEDGKKGAKFIKENQGTIITEAEEDCIIYGMPRAVIESGLADKIMRINEIVDFLNQLTEFF